A window of Komagataella phaffii GS115 chromosome 1, complete sequence contains these coding sequences:
- a CDS encoding Plasma membrane H+-ATPase, pumps protons out of the cell has translation MSAEEPTKEKIPINHSDDEDEDIDQLIEDLQSVHGFDDEEEEEHHEGATAKPVPEELLQTDPAYGLTTDEVHKRRKRFGENKMAEEKENLLVKFCMFFVGPIQFVMEAAAILAAGLEDWVDFGVILALLFLNASVGFIQEYQAGSIVDELKKTLANSATVIRDGQVVDILADEVVPGDILKLEDGVVIPADGRLVSEECFLQVDQSAITGESLAVDKKTGDSTYSSSTVKRGEAYMVVTATGDSTFVGRAAALVNKASAGQGHFTEVLNGIGTILLVLVIATLLVVWVACFYRTSPIVRILRFTLAITIVGVPVGLPAVVTTTMAVGASYLAKKQAIVQKLSAIESLAGVEILCSDKTGTLTKNKLSLHEPYTVEGVEADDLMLTACLAASRKKKGLDAIDKAFLKSLISYPRAKAALTKYKVIEFQPFDPVSKKVTAYVESPEGERIICVKGAPLFVLKTVEEDHPIPEDVHDNYENKVAEFASRGFRSLGVARKRGQGHWEILGIMPCMDPPRDDTAQTVNEATHLGLRVKMLTGDAVGIAKETCRQLGLGTNIYNAERLGLGGAGDMPGSEIADFVENADGFAEVFPQHKYNVVEILQQRGYLVAMTGDGVNDAPSLKKADTGIAVEGASDAARSAADIVFLAPGLSAIIDALKTSRQIFHRMYSYVVYRIALSLHLELFLGLWIAIMNRSLNIDLVVFIAIFADVATLAIAYDNAPYSPKPTKWNLPRLWGMSIILGIILAIGTWITLTTMLLPRGGIIQNFGSVDGVLFLEISLTENWLIFITRAAGPFWSSCPSWELAGAVIIVDIIATMFTLFGWWSQNWTDIVTVVRVWIFSFGVFCVMGGAYYLMSESEGFDRLMNGKPRKEPPPQRSMEDFIVAMQRVSTQHEKSG, from the coding sequence ATGTCCgctgaagagccaactaAGGAGAAGATTCCTATCAACCATTctgacgatgaagatgaggacaTCGATCAGTTAATCGAGGACCTGCAGTCGGTCCACGGTTTCGACgatgaagaggaggaagagcACCATGAGGGTGCAACCGCCAAGCCCGTTCCAGAAGAACTCTTGCAAACGGACCCAGCTTACGGTTTAACCACTGATGAGGTCCacaagagaagaaagagatttggTGAAAACAAGATGGCTgaggagaaagagaacCTTCTTGTCAAGTTCTGTATGTTCTTCGTCGGCCCAATTCAGTTCGTCATGGAGGCTGCTGCCATTCTGGCCGCTGGTCTGGAGGACTGGGTCGATTTCGGTGTGATTTTGGCTTTGCTGTTCCTGAATGCTTCAGTTGGTTTCATCCAAGAATACCAAGCTGGTTCTATTGTCGAcgaattgaaaaagactTTGGCTAACTCTGCTACTGTTATTAGAGACGGTCAAGTTGTCGATATTTTGGCTGACGAAGTTGTTCCAGGTGATATCCTAAAGTTGGAAGACGGTGTTGTCATTCCAGCCGATGGTCGTCTGGTTTCTGAGGAATGTTTCTTGCAAGTCGACCAATCTGCTATTACTGGTGAGTCTTTAGCCGTCGACAAGAAGACTGGTGACTCTACCTACTCTTCTTCCACTGTTAAGAGAGGTGAAGCTTACATGGTTGTCACCGCAACTGGTGACTCTACCTTTGTTGGTAGAGCTGCTGCTTTGGTCAACAAGGCTTCCGCTGGTCAAGGTCACTTCACTGAAGTCTTGAATGGTATCGGAACCATTTTGTTGGTTTTGGTTATCGCTACTTTGCTGGTGGTTTGGGTTGCTTGTTTCTACAGAACCTCTCCTATTGTTAGAATTCTGCGTTTCACTTTGGCTATTACCATTGTTGGTGTCCCAGTCGGTCTTCCAGCTGTCGTTACCACCACCATGGCTGTCGGTGCTTCTTACTTAGCCAAGAAGCAAGCCATCGTTCAAAAATTGTCTGCCATTGAGTCCTTAGCTGGTGTCGAGATCTTGTGTTCCGACAAGACCGGTACTTTGACTAAAAACAAATTGTCCTTGCATGAACCATACACCGTTGAGGGTGTTGAGGCTGATGATCTGATGTTGACTGCTTGTTTGGCTGCTTCTagaaagaagaagggtTTGGATGCTATTGACAAGGCctttttgaagtctttGATCAGTTACCCAAGAGCCAAGGCTGCTCTGACCAAATACAAGGTTATTGAATTCCAGCCTTTTGACCCAGTTTCTAAGAAGGTTACTGCTTATGTTGAATCCCCAGAAGGTGAAAGAATTATCTGTGTTAAGGGTGCTCCTCTATTCGTCCTGAAGACTGTCGAGGAAGACCACCCAATCCCTGAAGATGTCCATGACAACTATGAGAACAAAGTCGCTGAATTTGCTTCCAGAGGTTTCAGATCTCTTGGTGTTGCTAGAAAGAGAGGTCAAGGTCACTGGGAAATTTTGGGTATTATGCCATGTATGGACCCACCTCGTGATGACACCGCTCAAACCGTTAACGAAGCTACTCACTTGGGTCTTAGAGTCAAGATGTTGACTGGTGATGCCGTTGGTATTGCTAAGGAAACTTGTCGTCAATTAGGACTTGGTACCAACATTTACAACGCTGAGAGACTTGGTTTGGGTGGAGCTGGTGACATGCCAGGTTCCGAAATTGCTGACTTCGTTGAAAATGCTGACGGTTTTGCCGAAGTTTTCCCTCAACACAAGTACAATGTCGTCGAGATTTTGCAACAACGTGGTTACCTGGTTGCCATGACTGGTGACGGTGTTAACGATGctccttctttgaagaaagctGACACTGGTATTGCCGTCGAAGGTGCTTCCGATGCCGCTCGTTCTGCCGCTGATATTGTTTTCCTTGCTCCTGGTTTGTCTGCTATCATTGATGCTTTGAAGACTTCTAGACAAATTTTCCACAGAATGTACTCGTACGTTGTTTACCGTATTGCTTTGTCTTTGCATTTGGAGCTGTTCTTGGGTCTGTGGATTGCTATTATGAAcagatctttgaacattgaCTTGGTTGTTTTCATTGCTATTTTTGCCGATGTCGCTACCCTGGCCATTGCTTACGATAATGCTCCATACTCTCCAAAGCCAACTAAGTGGAACCTTCCAAGACTTTGGGGAATGTCCATCATTTTGGGTATCATATTGGCTATCGGTACCTGGATTACCTTGACTACAATGTTGTTGCCAAGGGGTGGTATCATCCAGAACTTCGGTTCCGTTGATGGTGTTTTATTCTTGGAGATTTCCTTAACTGAGAACTGGTTGATTTTTATTACTCGTGCCGCTGGTCCATTCTGGTCTTCTTGCCCATCTTGGGAGTTGGCCGGTGCCGTCATTATTGTCGACATTATCGCCACTATGTTCACCTTGTTCGGATGGTGGTCTCAAAACTGGACCGACATCGTTACTGTTGTCAGAGTCTGgattttctctttcggTGTTTTCTGTGTCATGGGTGGTGCTTACTACTTGATGTCCGAGTCTGAAGGATTCGATAGATTGATGAACGGTAAGCCAAGAAAGGAACCACCACCTCAAAGATCCATGGAGGACTTCATTGTTGCTATGCAAAGAGTCTCCACTCAGCACGAGAAGTCTGGTTAA
- a CDS encoding putative transporter, with protein sequence MSDKLSDIATIDVSDTSSDLSQWLEPHWLLAPFKRLKWGFLPVRRIVEDETELEGGVNIEAKEEELPIEYRDEKDRKWWRFFDDYEYRQNKYKRSKHKWYKWFNPSDTPEERRVVIKVDILLTLYATMAYWIKFLDQTNINNAYVGGLREGIGMKGNDLVNTQVMFTIGNIVFQIPFMYVLNGFPLSYAMPLLDIGWSIFTLGSYRVENVTQLKIMRFFIGAFEAPAFIGFTYLMGSWYTVDEVARRQTVMYLGQFLGLLTSGLLSGAIVEGMDGKSGLNSWRWIFIVDGLISLAVGVIGFYMIPGTPDNCYSIFLSDEDIQIARRRMKRNTTGPTAPVDHKTLLRSLFKWSLWKRILSSWHIYVLTIWDAFMWNNNNGNSGTYVLWLDSLKNSDGSRRYSPGKKQQMSALTPALGLIWVLLTGCFADLLHSRWGAIVFSQVFNITGNTILAVWHVNERAKWFAFCMQYFGWAMAPVLYSWVNDICRRDPQQRAITLVAMNAIAQITTIFIPLLVWKTVEAPRFLKGFSFTAASATSLALMSFVVLYFYKRDEKRQSADNGIIIYNSDVDGDIAAQFEQKNDSCKSSELALALRNHPSDHILR encoded by the coding sequence ATGTCTGATAAGCTATCTGATATTGCCACAATTGATGTGAGTGATACCTCCTCCGATTTGTCGCAGTGGTTGGAGCCACATTGGCTCTTGGCGCCCTTCAAACGGTTGAAATGGGGATTCTTGCCTGTGAGACGTATTGTTGAGGATGAGACTGAACTTGAAGGAGGGGTTAATATTGAAGCtaaagaagaggaattACCGATTGAATACCGTGATGAAAAAGACCGTAAGTGGTGGAGGTTCTTTGATGATTATGAATACAGGCAAAACAAATATAAACGATCAAAGCACAAATGGTATAAGTGGTTTAACCCATCTGATACCCCAGAAGAAAGGAGAGTCGTGATTAAAGTTGATATTCTCCTAACTCTTTATGCTACCATGGCATATTGGATTAAATTCTTGGACCAGACAAATATCAACAATGCCTATGTCGGAGGACTGAGAGAAGGAATTGGAATGAAAGGAAATGACCTAGTGAATACTCAGGTCATGTTCACAATTGGCAATATTGTGTTCCAAATACCATTCATGTATGTGCTAAACGGATTTCCATTGAGTTACGCAATGCCATTGTTAGATATAGGGTGGTCGATTTTCACATTAGGAAGTTACCGGGTAGAAAATGTCactcaattgaagatcATGCGCTTTTTTATAGGCGCCTTCGAAGCTCCAGCATTTATAGGGTTCACCTATTTAATGGGGTCCTGGTACACAGTGGATGAAGTCGCTAGGCGGCAGACTGTTATGTATCTTGGTCAATTCCTGGGATTGTTAACTTCAGGCCTTTTATCGGGTGCCATTGTGGAAGGAATGGACGGAAAAAGTGGATTGAACTCTTGGCGATGGATCTTCATCGTCGATGGTCTTATATCCCTAGCAGTAGGCGTAATTGGATTTTACATGATTCCTGGAACCCCTGATAATTGCTACTCAATTTTCCTATCCGATGAAGACATACAAATTGCCCGGAGAAGAATGAAGAGAAATACTACCGGCCCAACTGCCCCTGTTGATCACAAAACGCTGCTTAGGTCATTATTCAAATGGAGTCTTTGGAAGCGTATCCTGTCGTCGTGGCATATCTACGTCCTGACCATATGGGATGCTTTCATGTGGAACAACAATAATGGTAATTCAGGGACTTATGTTTTGTGGCTCGATTCCTTGAAGAACTCAGATGGAAGTCGTCGATACAGCCCTGGCAAGAAGCAACAGATGTCAGCTTTAACTCCTGCATTAGGTTTAATATGGGTTTTATTGACAGGTTGTTTTGCCGACTTGCTGCACTCTAGATGGGGAGCCATTGTGTTCTCCCAAGTCTTTAACATCACCGGTAACACCATCCTAGCTGTTTGGCATGTGAACGAACGTGCTAAATGGTTTGCGTTCTGTATGCAGTATTTTGGTTGGGCTATGGCACCTGTTTTATACTCATGGGTTAACGATATCTGTCGAAGAGACCCTCAACAACGCGCTATTACTTTGGTAGCCATGAATGCAATTGCTCAAATAACAACAATTTTCATTCCGCTTCTCGTTTGGAAAACGGTCGAAGCTCCACGATTCCTCAAAGGTTTTAGTTTTACAGCAGCATCAGCTACCAGCTTGGCATTGATGTCCTTCGTAGTCCTATACTTCTACAAGAGGGATGAGAAGAGACAAAGTGCTGACAATGGAATCATTATCTACAACTCAGATGTTGACGGGGATATAGCAGCACAGTTCGAACAGAAAAATGATTCTTGCAAAAGTTCAGAGCTTGCATTAGCCTTGAGAAATCACCCAAGTGATCACATTCTCCGCTAG